From one Lotus japonicus ecotype B-129 chromosome 3, LjGifu_v1.2 genomic stretch:
- the LOC130747702 gene encoding protein ELC-like, which produces MVPPAVQSPDPQATQQFLSSVLSQRGPSAVPYSEDTKWLIRQHLVALTAAFPSLEPKTATFTHNDGRSVNLLQAVGTIPMTYQSVTYNIPVVIWLMESYPRHPPCVYVNPTRDMIIKRPHAHVNPSGLVSVPYLHNWIYPSSNLVDLVLSTSHLFARDPPLYSQRRPNPNPNPNFATSASNLSNSSSGYHNHPHHPPPQRPYPPSPYGSVGSPARVSSQAEDPSEVFKRNAINKLVETVHNDVTALRKTRESEMEGLFSLQGVLKQREDHLNRGVREMQGEIEGLEQQLQMVLMNTDILEGWLRENQGKKLGGLENAEEAFDCMDVLSKQMLDCTASDLAVEDTLYALDKAVQVGAVPFDQYLRSVRALSREQFFQRATAAKVKAAQMQAQVSNMAARIQHYAS; this is translated from the coding sequence ATGGTTCCACCGGCGGTTCAATCGCCGGACCCACAAGCCACACAGCAGTTCCTCAGCTCCGTCCTCTCCCAACGCGGTCCCTCCGCCGTCCCCTACTCGGAGGACACAAAGTGGCTCATCCGCCAACACCTCGTTGCTCTCACCGCCGCCTTCCCTTCCCTGGAACCCAAAACCGCCACCTTCACCCACAACGACGGCCGCTCCGTCAACCTCCTCCAAGCCGTCGGAACCATCCCTATGACCTACCAATCCGTCACCTACAACATCCCCGTCGTCATCTGGCTCATGGAGTCTTACCCTCGCCACCCACCTTGCGTCTACGTTAACCCCACCAGAGACATGATCATCAAACGCCCCCACGCTCATGTTAACCCTTCTGGGTTGGTTTCCGTTCCCTATCTGCATAATTGGATCTACCCTAGTTCCAATTTGGTTGATCTCGTTCTCTCTACCAGTCATCTCTTTGCTCGTGACCCACCCCTCTATTCCCAACGTAGACCTAACCCTAATCCCAATCCGAATTTCGCTACTTCTGCATCGAATTTGTCGAATTCGTCATCTGGGTATCATAACCACCCCCACCACCCTCCTCCTCAGAGGCCGTATCCTCCTTCGCCTTATGGTTCAGTGGGTTCTCCTGCTAGGGTTTCTTCCCAGGCTGAGGACCCCAGTGAGGTTTTCAAGCGGAATGCGATCAATAAGCTTGTGGAGACGGTGCATAACGATGTTACCGCGTTGAGGAAGACGAGGGAGAGTGAGATGGAGGGGCTGTTTAGTTTGCAGGGGGTGTTGAAGCAGAGGGAGGATCATCTCAATAGGGGTGTGAGGGAGATGCAGGGGGAGATTGAAGGGTTGGAGCAGCAGCTTCAGATGGTTTTGATGAATACTGATATTTTAGAGGGGTGGTTGAGAGAGAATCAAGGGAAGAAGTTGGGGGGTTTGGAGAATGCTGAGGAGGCTTTTGACTGTATGGATGTGCTATCAAAGCAGATGCTTGATTGCACTGCTTCGGATTTGGCTGTCGAAGATACTCTCTATGCATTGGATAAGGCAGTTCAGGTTGGGGCTGTACCGTTTGATCAGTACTTGAGGAGTGTGAGGGCACTGTCGAGGGAGCAATTCTTTCAACGAGCTACTGCTGCAAAAGTTAAAGCTGCTCAGATGCAGGCTCAGGTTTCTAATATGGCTGCTCGGATCCAACATTATGCTAGCTGA